One stretch of Euphorbia lathyris chromosome 7, ddEupLath1.1, whole genome shotgun sequence DNA includes these proteins:
- the LOC136235069 gene encoding adenine phosphoribosyltransferase 1-like isoform X2, translating to MLRNVFMRHPTSLASHQLSSPPSDPHSVWIRKLQSISSPNYSPLLPSLRCAGSGTDFHQPLLNPKMAAQDEIDPRIKGISSSIRVIPDFPKPGILFQDITTLLLDTKAFKDTIDLFVERYKEKDISVVAGVEARGFIFGPPIALAIGAKFVPMRKPNKLPGKVISEEYSLEYGTDKIEMHEGAVQVGERALVIDDLIATGGTLCAAIKLLERVGVHVVECACVIELAELKGRDRLGETPLFVLVNSA from the exons ATGCTCAGGAATGTGTTTATGCGTCATCCCACTTCACTTGCCTCTCACCAACTCTCATCTCCTCCTTCTGATCCTCACTCTGTTTGGATCCGAAAATTGCAATCTATTTCCTCCCCAAATTACTCACCACTTCTCCCCTCTCTCCGTTGTGCCGGAAGCG GAACAGACTTTCATCAGCCGCTGCTAAATCCTAAAATGGCAGCTCAAGACGAGATAGATCCTCGCATTAAGGGGATTTCCTCTTCAATTAGGGTCATCCCTGACTTCCCGAAGCCAG GAATTTTGTTTCAAGATATAACGACGTTGCTTCTCGATACAAAGGCGTTTAAGGACACAATAGATTTGTTTGTGGAAAGATACAAAGAGAAGGATATCTCTGTTGTTGCAG GTGTTGAAGCAAGAGGTTTTATATTTGGACCTCCGATTGCATTGGCTATTGGGGCAAAATTTGTCCCCATGAGGAAACCAAATAAGTTGCCCG GGAAAGTTATTTCAGAGGAATACTCATTGGAATATGGAACAGACAAAATAGAGATGCATGAAGGTGCTGTACAAGTAGGAGAACGTGCTTTAGTTATTGATGATCTCATTGCAACTGGTGGAACATTATGTGCCGCAATCAAACTACTTG AGCGTGTTGGGGTACATGTTGTAGAATGTGCCTGTGTTATTGAATTGGCTGAGCTAAAG GGTCGGGACCGGTTAGGAGAGACACCACTTTTTGTTCTCGTGAATTCTGCTTGA
- the LOC136235069 gene encoding adenine phosphoribosyltransferase 1-like isoform X1, with amino-acid sequence MLRNVFMRHPTSLASHQLSSPPSDPHSVWIRKLQSISSPNYSPLLPSLRCAGSAGTDFHQPLLNPKMAAQDEIDPRIKGISSSIRVIPDFPKPGILFQDITTLLLDTKAFKDTIDLFVERYKEKDISVVAGVEARGFIFGPPIALAIGAKFVPMRKPNKLPGKVISEEYSLEYGTDKIEMHEGAVQVGERALVIDDLIATGGTLCAAIKLLERVGVHVVECACVIELAELKGRDRLGETPLFVLVNSA; translated from the exons ATGCTCAGGAATGTGTTTATGCGTCATCCCACTTCACTTGCCTCTCACCAACTCTCATCTCCTCCTTCTGATCCTCACTCTGTTTGGATCCGAAAATTGCAATCTATTTCCTCCCCAAATTACTCACCACTTCTCCCCTCTCTCCGTTGTGCCGGAAGCG CAGGAACAGACTTTCATCAGCCGCTGCTAAATCCTAAAATGGCAGCTCAAGACGAGATAGATCCTCGCATTAAGGGGATTTCCTCTTCAATTAGGGTCATCCCTGACTTCCCGAAGCCAG GAATTTTGTTTCAAGATATAACGACGTTGCTTCTCGATACAAAGGCGTTTAAGGACACAATAGATTTGTTTGTGGAAAGATACAAAGAGAAGGATATCTCTGTTGTTGCAG GTGTTGAAGCAAGAGGTTTTATATTTGGACCTCCGATTGCATTGGCTATTGGGGCAAAATTTGTCCCCATGAGGAAACCAAATAAGTTGCCCG GGAAAGTTATTTCAGAGGAATACTCATTGGAATATGGAACAGACAAAATAGAGATGCATGAAGGTGCTGTACAAGTAGGAGAACGTGCTTTAGTTATTGATGATCTCATTGCAACTGGTGGAACATTATGTGCCGCAATCAAACTACTTG AGCGTGTTGGGGTACATGTTGTAGAATGTGCCTGTGTTATTGAATTGGCTGAGCTAAAG GGTCGGGACCGGTTAGGAGAGACACCACTTTTTGTTCTCGTGAATTCTGCTTGA